ACTGATCTGCAAGGGCCAGGAGCCCGGCGCGGCGCTGGACACCGACACCGCCCTGCGTGAGCAGATCCTGCCGCTCGCGACGGTCGTCACCCCGAACCTGTTCGAAGCCCGGACCCTGTCCGGGATGGACGTCATCGAGACGCCGGAGCAGCTGGTGGAGGCGGCGCGGCGGATCGCCGACCTGGGACCGCGGTACGTGGTCGCCAAGGGCGGCGTCGATCTGCCCGGACCCGATGCGATCGACGTGCTGTACGACGGCGAGGAGGCGATCGTCTTCGCGGCGCCGAAGATCGGCGACGAGCGCGTCGCGGGTGCGGGCTGCACTCTCGCCGCCGCGATCACCGCGGAACTGGCCAAGGGCGCGTCGGTGGCGAGCGCCGTCGAGTTCGCGAAGGAGTTCGTGACCGCGGGCATCGAGGGCCGGGTCGCCGCGAACACCCCGTTCGACACGGTGTGGCAGGGCGCCTACGTGGAGCAGCTGACGCTCGACGACGACCTCTGACGGTCATCCCTCCGGCGGGATGATCCCGGCGCCGCGGAGGTAGCCGAGCAGTCCGGTGGACAGGGGCAGCGTCTCGAGCTGGTCCGGCGCCACCCAGCGGGCGTCGTCGGCGTCGTCGCCGCTGCGCAGTTCCCCGCCGAGCACGGTGGCGGCGAAGTCGTGGACCTCGTACCGGCTGTCGTCGCCGAACGGCACGATGGCCGTCCACAGCTCGTCGCCGACCCGGACGTCCAGACCGGTCTCCTCGCGGACCTCCCGGACCGCGGCCTGCGCGGGCGTCTCACCGGGTTCCACACGGCCACCGGGCACCGACCAGTGGCCCTTCTCTGGTTCGTGCCCGCGCTTGACCAGCAGGACGCGGCCGTCGTCGTCGACCAGGACGGCGCTCGCCGCCACCACGGTCTTCACGCCGTCGATGAGGTGCCTCCGGTGAGGAGTCGCCGCAACACCGCGGCTTCGCTGATCCCGGGCTCCTTGGTGGCGGTCAGCAGGGTCAACGGACCGGCCGCGGCCAACTTGCGCAGCTGGGCGAGCGCCACCGACTGCTCGCCGCCGGCGTCCAGCTCGGCGGTGTAGCGGGCCCGGAACTCGTCGAATTTCGCCGGGTCGTGCCCGTACCATTTGCGCAATTCGGTCGACGGCGCCACGGTCTTGCACCACTCGTCGAGATGGGCGCGGTCCTTGCTGACGCCGCGCGGCCACAGACGGTCGACCAGCACACGCGCGCCGTCATCGGGATCGGGCTCGTCGTAGATCCGGCGGATCCGGACGATCGGGGTCGCGGTCATCGGTATCTCTCCTTCGTCTCGTCCGGCGAGCTGCTGGGCGCGCCGCAGTACCTCCTCGAGCATGCCCGGCGTGAGGCGCCCGGTGAAGGTGTTGTGCTGACTGACGTGGAAACAGCCGAGCACCGTCAGCGTGCGGCCGTCGGGGTGATGCACGGTGACCTGCGCGCCGTGCCCGAACGCGGGCCGGGGCCTCGGCACGGTCCACCCCGCCTCGGTGAGCACCGCGAACAGGGCGTGCCAGCCGAACGCGCCGAGCACGACGGCCACCCGGAGCGTCGGCGCCAGGAGTTCCAGTTCGCGGGCCAGGAACGGAGCGCAGGTACGACGCTCCGCCGGGGTGGGCTTGTTCTCCGGCGGGGCGCAGCGGACGGGCGACGAGATCCGCGCGCCGAGCAACTCCAGACCGTCGTCGGCGGCCCACGCGGTCGCCCGGTTCGCCAGGCCGACGGCGTGCATGGCGGCGAACAGGAAGTCGCCGCTGCGGTCGCCGGTGAACATCCGGCCGGTGCGATTGGCGCCGTGCGCGGCCGGCGCCAGCCCGACGATCAGGATCGACGCGTCGGCCGAGCCGAAGCCGGGAACCGCTCGGCCCCAATAGGTTTCGTCGGCGAACGCGGCCCGCTTGACGCGGGCCACCTCCTCCCGCCAGGCGACGAGCCGCGGGCAGGCGGCACAGGTCGTGATGAGTCGGTCCAGGTCGGCGATGGTCGACGTGGCGGCCGCCCGCTGCGGCGCTGCGCTGTCGAGGGGAGCCATCGCTTCACCGTAGCCCGCCGGGCGGGCGCACTAGGCTGGCGGTCATGATCGAGGGGCCGGTGGCGACGTCGCTCGGGGAGCTCGTGGACGCCGCCGCGCGGACCGCCGCGACCCGGTCCCGGACGGTGAAGATCGAGGTGCTGGCCGGGCTGTTGTCGCGGCTCGCCGAGGCCGAGATCCCGGTCGCCGTGGGCCTGCTGCTCGGCAGCCCGGTGCAGGGCCGGCTCGGTGTCGGATGGCGCAGCGTGGCCGGCGTCCGGCCCGCTCCGGCCGCCGCATCGTCGCTGACGCTCGGCGACGTCGACGCCGCGTTCACCCGGCTCGCCGGCGCGGCCGGCGCCGGATCCACGACGGTCCGCCGCGAGACCCTAAGCGGACTGCTCGGCCGGGCGACCGCCGGCGAACAGGACTTCCTGGTCCGGGTGATCACCGGGGAGGTCCGGACCGGCGCGCTCGCCGGGGTCCTCACCGATGCGGCGGCGGTGGCCGCCGGGCAGCGCAAGGACCTCCTGCGCCGCGCCGCCATGCTGTCCGGCGACCTCGGCACGACCGCCGCGCGGGCCCTCGCCGGGGACGACCTGAGCACCATCGGCCTGACACCCGGCATCCCGGTCGCACCGATGCTGGCCGCGTCGGCGCCGGATGTGGCGGAGGCCCTCGCGGTCACCGGGCCCGCGTCGGTCGAGCACAAGCTCGACGGCGCCCGCCTGCAAGTGCATCGCGTCGGCGGTGAGGTGCGCGCGTTCACGCGCAGTCTGGCGGAGGTGACCGAGCGCGTCCCGGAGGTCGTCGAGTTGGTCGCCGGCTTCCCCGGCGGTGACCTGGTCCTCGACGGGGAGACGCTGACGCTCGACGCCGACGGCCGGGCGCGGCCGTTCCAGGATACCATGAGCCGGTTCGGCGGCACCGTCGACGCCGCCCTCTCGGTCTCGTTCTTCGACGTCCTCTACGCAGACGGGCGCAGCCTGATCGACGAACCGCTGCGCGTCCGGCGCGAGGTGCTCGCCTCGATCGCCGGTCCCGAGGTGATCGGCGGCGGCCTCGCCGCGCCGGGCGAGGGCGCGGGCCACCTGCTCGACGAGGCACTCGCCGCCGGACACGAAGGGGTGATGGTCAAGTCGCTCGATGCGCCCTACGCGGCCGGGCGGCGCGGCGCCCACTGGATCAAGGTGAAGCCGGTCTACACCTACGACCTGGTGGTGCTCGCCGTCGAACGCGGTTCCGGCCGCCGCACCGGCTGGCTGTCGAACCTGCACCTCGGGGCGCGCGACCCCGACGGGCGCTTCGGTGAGCCGGGCGGCTTCGTCATGGTCGGCAAGACGTTCAAGGGCCTCACCGACGAGACCCTGCGCTGGCAGACCGAGTTCTTCCCGACCATCGCCACCGGCGACGACGGCTACGTGCTGCACGTCGACCCGGTCGTCGTGGTCGAGATCGCCATCGACGGCGTGCAGCGCTCCACGCGCTATCCGGGCGGCGTGGCGCTGCGGTTCGCGCGCGTCAAGCGCTACCGCATCGGCGACGACGCCAAACCCGCCGCCGACGCCGACACCATCGACACCCTCCGCGCGCTGCTGCGCGAGTGATCCCGGGCCGGGGGATCAGACCGCGCGGGCCTGCCAGCGGCCGTCGTGCCGGGAGATCTCGATCGGGTAGTCGAAGGCGGCGCTGACGTTCTCGGTGGTGAGGACGTCGGCGGCGTCGCCGGCCGCGAGCAGCCGGCCGTCGCCGATCAGCATCGCGTGCGTCGTGCTGACCGGCAGTTCCTCCAGATGATGCGTCACCAGCACGGTCGCGAGGTCCGGGTGGGTGTGGTGCAGGTCGTCGACCGTGCGCAGGAAACGCTCGCGGGCGGCGACGTCGAGCCCGGTGGTGGGCTCGTCGAGCAGCAGGATCTCCGGGTCGGGGAGCAGCGCGCGGGCGATCAGCGCCCGGCCGCGCTCGCCCTGCGAGAGGTTCGGCCACACCGCGTCGCGGATCGGGCGCAGCCCGAGCGCGGTGATCAGTTCCTCGGCGCGGGCGAGGACCGCAGGTTCGGGCGACCAGCGGGGGACCAGGTCGTTGCTGCCCGTCTCCCCGGTCAGTACCACCTCGAACACCGTCAGCGGCGACGACAACGGGTGCCGCGGATTCACGTGGCCGATCGAGTGCTTCAGCGCGCGGAGGTCGACGGTGCCGAGCCGATGCCCGAGCACCGTCGCCGTGCCGCGGGTCGGGTGCGCGGTCGCGCCGCAGATACTCAGGATGGTGCTCTTGCCCGCGCCGTTCGGGCCGATCAGCGCCCAGTGCTCACCGGCGCGCACCGTGAACGACACCTCGCGGAGAATCGGCCGGCCGCTCCGCACGAAGTCGACGGCGTCGAACTCGAGGACCGGTGCGGGCGGAGCGGAAGAAAGGGAATCGGTGCTCACCCGTCCACCGTATCGACCGGCCGCACTGGCAAGATGGAGGGATCGGGCCGACGGTGAAAGGGCAGCACATGCGCGCGATGCTTCATGGACGACGAGCGGCGTTCGCGCTGTTCACGGCGCTGGCGGTGGCGGGGACAGCGGTCTCGGTACCGTCGGCGGCCGAGGCCGCGCCGCCGAAGGCCGGTGCGAACGTGCTCGGCATCCCGCTGGCCCCCGGCACCGCGGGCCTCACCCCGCGGCTCGCCGTCGGCTACTCCCTGGCCGCCAACGACGCGCACGCGGCGGGCGTGCCCCTGTACATCAACTCCGGCAAGCGCAGCCGCGCCGAACAGGAACGACTGTGGCGCGACGGGCTGCGGACCTACGGCAGCCCGGGCGCGGCACGCCGCTGGGTGCTGCCGCCGGGCGAGTCGACGCACGTCACCGGCGAGGCCGTCGACGTGGCGCCGCGGGCCGGGGCCGCCTGGCTGCAGCGCAACGGCTACCGCTACGGACTCTGCCGCCCGTTCGGCAACGAATGGTGGCACTTCGAGTCGCTGACCTTCCCGGGCACCGCGTGCCCACCGCGGATCCCGGACGCCTCCCACCGCTCGGGGCGCTGACCAGCGGGTTCCGGCGATGTTTCGCCAATCGGCCAGGAATGGGTAAGGATATATCGGTGCCTGAGTATGTGTCGTACGAAGAGTTCGGCCGTAACTTCTTCGAAGTCGCGGTGACCGAAGACCGTATCGGGGCCGCCTTTTCCGCGATCGCCGGCGAAGAGTTTCAGGTGGGGCCGCTGCCCG
The nucleotide sequence above comes from Gordonia sp. PP30. Encoded proteins:
- the thiD gene encoding bifunctional hydroxymethylpyrimidine kinase/phosphomethylpyrimidine kinase; the encoded protein is MVELAYVIAGSEATGGAGLQADLKTFQELGVYGVGTITCIVSFDPKNGWGHRFVPVDPQVIADQIEAATTAHDLDVVKVGMLGTPATIDVVARALRGQSWRHVVLDPVLICKGQEPGAALDTDTALREQILPLATVVTPNLFEARTLSGMDVIETPEQLVEAARRIADLGPRYVVAKGGVDLPGPDAIDVLYDGEEAIVFAAPKIGDERVAGAGCTLAAAITAELAKGASVASAVEFAKEFVTAGIEGRVAANTPFDTVWQGAYVEQLTLDDDL
- a CDS encoding NUDIX domain-containing protein, which encodes MKTVVAASAVLVDDDGRVLLVKRGHEPEKGHWSVPGGRVEPGETPAQAAVREVREETGLDVRVGDELWTAIVPFGDDSRYEVHDFAATVLGGELRSGDDADDARWVAPDQLETLPLSTGLLGYLRGAGIIPPEG
- a CDS encoding DUF488 domain-containing protein; this encodes MTATPIVRIRRIYDEPDPDDGARVLVDRLWPRGVSKDRAHLDEWCKTVAPSTELRKWYGHDPAKFDEFRARYTAELDAGGEQSVALAQLRKLAAAGPLTLLTATKEPGISEAAVLRRLLTGGTSSTA
- a CDS encoding ATP-dependent DNA ligase; amino-acid sequence: MIEGPVATSLGELVDAAARTAATRSRTVKIEVLAGLLSRLAEAEIPVAVGLLLGSPVQGRLGVGWRSVAGVRPAPAAASSLTLGDVDAAFTRLAGAAGAGSTTVRRETLSGLLGRATAGEQDFLVRVITGEVRTGALAGVLTDAAAVAAGQRKDLLRRAAMLSGDLGTTAARALAGDDLSTIGLTPGIPVAPMLAASAPDVAEALAVTGPASVEHKLDGARLQVHRVGGEVRAFTRSLAEVTERVPEVVELVAGFPGGDLVLDGETLTLDADGRARPFQDTMSRFGGTVDAALSVSFFDVLYADGRSLIDEPLRVRREVLASIAGPEVIGGGLAAPGEGAGHLLDEALAAGHEGVMVKSLDAPYAAGRRGAHWIKVKPVYTYDLVVLAVERGSGRRTGWLSNLHLGARDPDGRFGEPGGFVMVGKTFKGLTDETLRWQTEFFPTIATGDDGYVLHVDPVVVVEIAIDGVQRSTRYPGGVALRFARVKRYRIGDDAKPAADADTIDTLRALLRE
- a CDS encoding ATP-binding cassette domain-containing protein, which produces MSTDSLSSAPPAPVLEFDAVDFVRSGRPILREVSFTVRAGEHWALIGPNGAGKSTILSICGATAHPTRGTATVLGHRLGTVDLRALKHSIGHVNPRHPLSSPLTVFEVVLTGETGSNDLVPRWSPEPAVLARAEELITALGLRPIRDAVWPNLSQGERGRALIARALLPDPEILLLDEPTTGLDVAARERFLRTVDDLHHTHPDLATVLVTHHLEELPVSTTHAMLIGDGRLLAAGDAADVLTTENVSAAFDYPIEISRHDGRWQARAV
- a CDS encoding M15 family metallopeptidase, with amino-acid sequence MRAMLHGRRAAFALFTALAVAGTAVSVPSAAEAAPPKAGANVLGIPLAPGTAGLTPRLAVGYSLAANDAHAAGVPLYINSGKRSRAEQERLWRDGLRTYGSPGAARRWVLPPGESTHVTGEAVDVAPRAGAAWLQRNGYRYGLCRPFGNEWWHFESLTFPGTACPPRIPDASHRSGR